ATCCCGCCAACAATCTGCTGTATGCCGGTCCGGACAGCGAGCGGTATATGGCCGGTCGCTCCCGGATATCGCGGGAAAATCTCACCTGGCGGCTGCATTTTGATCCCGGCGGCTTCCGGCGTCTGCGGCTGGTTTACCGGAACCGGAGCTATCAGATCTACCGGGTTCTGGACGCCGGGGCCGGCGCGCCGGCGGTCAATTATGTTCCGCCTTATTTCCCGGTATTTGATCCGGATCTGTTTGGCGCCCGCGGATCCGGACCGGCGGATGGTTTCGACGATGCCCTGGCCCATTCGGTTCTGGAGCGGGTGGATTATGCCGCCCGAATGATGGCGCAGGCCGGATCATGGCTGTCCCGGGGCAACCGCCGCCAGACGCAGGCATTGATTCAGCAGGCCCTGGCCATGGGCCTGCCCGACGGCCGTATCTGTTTTCTGGCCGCCGAATACATGACGCAAATGGAGAATGTCGATCAGGCTTTTTTCTATATCCGTCAGGCGCTGACCTATGACCCGGAAAATATGGCAGTCAAAAAGCTGCTGGCCAGGATTTATCTGCTTCGGGATGAACCGGACCGGGCCCGGTCCGTGCTGGCTGAGATCATCCGTCAGGATCCGGCTGACGCGGCGTCCCATAACGATATGGGCCTGATCCTGTGGCGGAAAAAGGAATTCGCGGCCGCCCGGGACTGTTTTTTGCGGGCGCTTAGTCTGAATCCGGAATTTGAGCAGGCCCGCCGCCATCTGGAGATACTGAACGGAAATTTTCAGTAATGATGAAATCCGACGCGGTTTAAAAAGAGCGACGCCTGAACTTTTCGATGATTTCCGTCAGCACCCGTTCCGTTTTTGTCTCCTGCCGTCCCCGCATCAGGTTGCTTATCATTCGCGGAAGCCGGGAGGGGTGACGGAACAGAGAGATGGCATGAAACTGGATCAGCCCCGTCCATTTTAGCAGCAGCAACCGGTTTTTTCCCAGCAGCGGATTCCATGACGCGGACGGAACCAGGGCGGTGGCGTCCGCCGTCTGGTAGCAGAAGTCGTCGTCGACCGGCACCGGCCGGATGGCGGAAGCGTCGGCAAAGGCCCGTGTCCCCGGCAGCAGGACGAAAGAGGAAATGGCGATTTCGTCAACGTCCCGTTGGGCCAGCCAGCGGATCAGCCGGTAAGTCCGGCGGATGTCTTTTATCGTTTCCGTGGGATAGCCGATGACAAACAGGGCGCTGACGATCATTCCCGCTTTTTTGGCGGCCACAACGGCCTGGCGGAAGCGGTCCAGGTCCAGGTGCTTGTTCATGGCCGCCAGCACGGCCGGGCTGCCGCTTTCCGGGGCGAACTGGATATGGCGGCATCCGGAGCGGAGCATCATTTCCGCCATGTCATCATCCATGACTTCCGGCCGGCCGCCCACCGGCATCTGCCAGCGGATCCCGGGATGACGCGCCAGAATCGTCCGACACAGGTCCCGGATCCACTCCCGGCTGATCAGGGGGCTGATGTCCAGAAACTGGAATTCGGTGATATGTTCTATTGATACGTATGCGGACATTTCGCGCACGATTGCTTCCGGCCTCCGTTTTCTCCAGACGCCTTTCCACATGGCCGGCGCCGAGCAGAAAACGCAACCGTGGGGGCAGCCCCGGGAGGCCAGCATAGTCATGGTCCGGGCCTGGGCCGGTCCAACATACAATTTGTAAGCCTTCCAGGGAATAAGGTCCCAGGCCGGAAAGGGCAGGGAATCCAGTTCGGCTATGGGCGGGCGATCGACGGTTTGATGAATTTCTCCGGTGTCCGGATCTTTCCAGGCGATTCCGGCGATGGCTGCAAGCGGCCGGCCGGTTTCCAGGGCGTCGGCAATTTCCACCAGGGTCTCTTCCCCTTCTCCCAGAACGCAGGCGTCCAGCGGCGCCTGACGGAGACAAAGATCAAACAGGGCGGTGGGGTGCTCGCCGCCGGCGATGACCGGCACATCGGGAAGAACTTTTCTGATTTGCCGG
Above is a genomic segment from Thermodesulfobacteriota bacterium containing:
- a CDS encoding radical SAM protein is translated as MRVTLINPPALPGRFHYSAFCHPPLGLAYLAAFLRRHGHTVDVIDAVGEAIDRFVPYPLSRRFLRQGLATEDILRRIDPKSDLIGVSCMFSHTWPLVRDLVRQIRKVLPDVPVIAGGEHPTALFDLCLRQAPLDACVLGEGEETLVEIADALETGRPLAAIAGIAWKDPDTGEIHQTVDRPPIAELDSLPFPAWDLIPWKAYKLYVGPAQARTMTMLASRGCPHGCVFCSAPAMWKGVWRKRRPEAIVREMSAYVSIEHITEFQFLDISPLISREWIRDLCRTILARHPGIRWQMPVGGRPEVMDDDMAEMMLRSGCRHIQFAPESGSPAVLAAMNKHLDLDRFRQAVVAAKKAGMIVSALFVIGYPTETIKDIRRTYRLIRWLAQRDVDEIAISSFVLLPGTRAFADASAIRPVPVDDDFCYQTADATALVPSASWNPLLGKNRLLLLKWTGLIQFHAISLFRHPSRLPRMISNLMRGRQETKTERVLTEIIEKFRRRSF